A segment of the Lathamus discolor isolate bLatDis1 chromosome 9, bLatDis1.hap1, whole genome shotgun sequence genome:
AGCCCTCCCTGCTGCCaccacagcccctgccacccaCCACCCCGCAGGGGCATCAACTGCTGTGAGCACCATCTGCCCGCACCCCGAAAACCAGGGCAGACCCTCAGCACCATGTCCCAGTGGTCCCCAGCCCACCCTGCTCCCTTGGGGGCACCCCAGGTCTCTTCACCACTGCCCGCGGGCAGCTgtgccctccctgctccccagcgGTTTGCAGCTTGCGGCAGGGTGTGCAGCACTGGGGGCACTGGCAGGGTTAGGGTGAAGCTGCTCACCAACAGCTGCTCTGCCGCCCGCCTTGCTCCTGCTGGGGCCTTCCCCCCATCGTGGGGTGACCCCAGCTCTGGCATCTGGGGCATGCAGCTGGTATAGAGCAGGGCTGCTCGAGTGGGCaaatgggggtgatggggctgGGAGACCCGCTCGGCTGGTGGTGGCCACGGAACCGCAGGCAGCTGCGGGTGGCAGGGCTCAAGGTTTTGGTGCATCTGGGTGTGGGAACCCACATGGGGCAGCCCAGTCTCAGCTCCCCCCATGGCGGGCACTGGCCCCCAGGGCAGGGCCTGAGGAGGCGTGAGGAAGGATCAGGTCCTGTGGGGACACCATAACTCATCCCTGTGCAGTCGGTCCGGCTGGCAGACGCTGCCAGAGCTGGCGGCCGTGACGCACCGGTGCCGGCTGGCCCTACAACCTGGGGCCAGCACACCCCGGCCCTGCACCCTGCCACGGCCCCGGGCAGGGCTGAGGATCCTCATTGGAGAATGTATTTATACCCTGTCACCCGCGCAAAGTAACAAAttccaaataaaacagaagtgatATTTTTAATAGTAGTGTGTCTTAACGTCTTCTTGGAGTGTGCAGGGGCCAGGGGCTACCAGGCTCAGGGGGGCCATGGCTGTGCCTGCTGGCAAGGGGTCTGGGCAGTCCCCATGTCTGCGGCACCCACGCTGCGGGTGCAGCAGGAGGATCCTGGGATCACCCCAGCACAGTACACATGCAAACCAGCAGTGTGGGACCCAGGTGCTGCAGTGTGGGGGGTCCCCGCTCgccaccagctctgctgccccaccaccaccatgtGGGATCTCATCTTCCCCTACCCCCCCCCGCTTTTCCCAACCCagctcccttccccctgcttgccaaacagaaaagctgctggtttcatttctttttaatgtaatttcaaCTGGAGTTGCCATGGAAACCAGGCATGGGGCCTGAATtgcctgcaggcagcatgcaggcagcagagccagggctgagccccaAGCCAGGGGGGCAGGGGGCAGGCGAGGAACAGTGGGGGACTGCATGGGGGGCTCTGCCCTGCTGTCCCAGGGCCCATTGCAGCTACCGTGCCACTTGCACATGTCACCCCACTCAGCACcgtgctccagcccctgtgcCAGATCCCCCCAGtgctgcccaaggcaggggtcctgcagcccctgccagcctgtgcccTGTGGTCTGGAACAGCAGTACATGGCCGGCAGCATGGGCATGCCCTGGGAGCACCAGCCAGGGATGCTGGTGGACCCCTCACTATGGGGCAGATGGGGAGGGTAGGGAAGGTTCCAGTGGCGGGCAGGGTGAcatgccatgctgtgctgtgccaccaagggcagggacactgcGGGGCAGTAGCCACAGAGCCAAGCTGTGATGGGCCGACGGGACTCCTGCCCAGGGCTTGGGGCTGCCTTCCCTTAGTCTTTTTCATGCCAACAAACAGAACTGCTCCCTGCAGGTTCAGATCTCTGGGCAAGAGAGAGCTGCTCATCTGAATCCAGACCTGCAGCCCCTTCCAGTGCTGCCCCAACTGCTGGCCCCTCTGATCCACACCACCTGGCAGCCGCAGGgctgccatcccagtgccctcCATTGCAGCCACCAAGTGCCCCTGGCTAATGACCAGCTGGGAGAGAAACCAAGGTAAAAAACTCACATCAGGCCACGGGGTCAGGTTTCCATAGAAATGCTGATGCTCTGCAGCATAGCTCCAACAACAGCCCCTTGCCGTGTTGCAAGCAGCAGGGCCAGCCCTGCCTGGTGGCGAGAGGCCCATCCAGGTGATGTTGGCATCACCAGCTGCCTACACTGCGGTGCCCAGTGCCCTTTTGAAGGGGAGATGCCTCCCTGCCCCACAACAGGGGCTTGCCCTGCCATTCTGTCCCCCCTCCTCATCCTTGCACAGCCCTAGCTGCCTGCTGTCCCTGTGTTCCAGCACGGCCACCCCAGCTAGAACCCTAAGGGTAATCTGGTGACAGATGACATGTTGCTATTACACTGTCTTTGCAAAACTCCTGAGCCTGCCATCTGTCCAGGGTGTCCTTGACCATTAACAGTGTTTTTTTGGAGACCTGACAAAGCCCAGGGGACACTGTGTCCCAGAGGGTACATGCCATTAACATCTCTGTGATGATTGTGGGACACCCTCAGCTTCAGAGGACATTGcccagagctgtggctgccccatccctggcagtgctcaaggccaggttggacacagcggcttggagcaagctgctccagtggaaggggtccctgcccgtggcaggggttggagctggaggagctttaaggtcccttccaacccaaaccattctataattctatgatctTCAGGGCTGCTGGCAAAGAGAAACATGAGGAAACTGCACCACAAAGGTGCCCCTGGCATGGGGAGGGGATGAGTGAACTGTGCCTGGCTACTTCCTCCTCCAGGAGCCACAGCcaggaggagggcagggatgctgctctgcacagcagcatcactgggaCAGTGTCCTGGTCCCTGATGCACCCAGGACAGCAGACCTACCGGTGGCAGGACAAGCTGTTACACCATGCGCTGCAACCCACTCTGCACCAAGCTGCAGTGGCACAAAGGATTCCTGTGCTCACCTGCTGCCAATGCCTTTCCCAAGCAGAGGTAAAACACAAACCAGGGGGTTTGTCTCTCTGAGGACGGCAGCGTTGATCCAGGGACTCCTGTCCTGCCATCAGCTCAAGACTGGATGCCTGGTGGCCCCTACACCATCCACAGCCAGCCAGGCTGAGCCATGCTTGGggccacccctgccctgggcaggacAGCAGGAGCAAGGGAGCTCTGAgagcctgctctgcagcatcctttgcCTCCTGGCAGTGGGGATGTTTCAGCAGTGGTTGGAGCTGGGTTTCCTCGCAGGCTGCTGGGCTCTGAGGTCTCTCCCTAGCAAGATGCCAGTAGCTGCATCACTCTGGTCCCACCATCGATGTTggctcagccctgcccatcTCATCAGCTTGTCTGCATGGGACGTGCTCGCGTCCTCGAGCTCTTCACTTGCAGCTTCAGAACTTCAGATACCCAATTAACCCCGTAATTAATGTCATTAACAAAGAGCCCGTTGCTGGTCCTTATGGGCACAGGTGGGGCAGATTTCTGCTCACTGGAGGCAGCTTCAGCTCCAGGCTTCGTACAGCTTGCCCTGGACGGGCGGCTTTTGCACAATCGCTTTGCAACGGGCGCCAGTGTCGGGAGACCGGGACCGGCGGTCAGCGGCGGCCCCGGGCAGGGGAGGGTACTGCCCGCTGCCGCCCATCTCCGGCGCTTCTGGTCCTTCCATAACCTCCCGCTGAGGACAACGGGCGGGCAGGCAGCGGGCAGGCAGCGAGCAATGGGCAGCAGCGGGGGGGCAGCAGCGGGGGGGCAGCAGCGGGGGGGCAGCagggggggcgggggggcaGCCGCTCCCGCTCACACGcggttttctccctttttcaggGGGCTCCAGGCCCGCTCCCCCGCGCTGAGCCCCCTCGGGCGCGCGCGGCCCCACCGCCCGCTCGGCCCGGCCCCGCAGCGCCCCCTACTGCCACCGCGGGCGCAAATGGCGACCACGACCCCgccggccccgctgcccgcaGAGCCCACggagcccccagccctgctcccagcaccccGACTGCTGCCCCCCAGCCTGACTCCTGCACCagcccccccaaacccccagtgccccccagtcTGACCCCCCACCAGGGCCCCCCAatgccccctcccctccctggcCCCTCCAGCCCCTTGCCCATGCTGTCCCCTCTGCCTTCTCCCGTCCACTTCCCAGGCGCATCTCTTCCCCGCACCCCGCTCCGGGCAGGTCCCCCCGAGCCCCGGGATCGCGGCCCAGGGCGGTGCCGGCGGCTGCAGCCGCTCCCGCTGCCCCCGGGCGCTGCTGACTCACCCAGCGGTTTATCGCGGGCCGAGATTGCGGCCCCGGCCGGCCCCACCCGCCCCGCATCCGCCCGGCCgcccccggcccccgccgctCCCCGCACCCGCCACGCGGCGGAGGGACCTCCCCTCGGCCCCGGCGCCCCGCGGTGCCACCCCCGCCGTCCTCACGGGGGGGTCTGTGCGGGGAGCTCCGTGCCGGGGGTTCCGTGCGGGGTCCCCGCGGGCCACCTCGGGGCAGAGTCGCCGCGTCCCGGCGCCTCGCAGGGTGCTGGGCGGCGGGACCTTGGAGCGGGCCGTGAGCCCGGTTAATCGTTGACCGCGTGTTTGCTCATCCCCGCGGCGCTTTTACACACTAGGTCTGGGTGCTGGTGGCTCTGCGGGGCCACATCAAGGCGCTGCGGCTGCGGAGCGGGGCTCCGCTGAGGGCCATGTGCGGGGCTCGCGGGGCACGTGGCAGGGAGGGCGCGTTCAGCGGGGATAGCGGCGGGGGCGGCTGGGAGCTCGAGGGGCTTCCCCCGCAGGGCCCGTCCCGTGCGGCGCTTCGGCCGAGCGCGGCCGGGCGAGCCGCGGTGTTTACTTGGCAGGGAGCAGGCCCTGGAAGGAGCGAGGCTGGCTGGGAGGGGGTGACGCGCCGCAGGGCAGTATAAAGTCCAGGGCGCTGCGTGGAGGCTGAGGCCGCTGCGCTCCTGAGAGCTTTGCCTGTCCTGGCGCTGAGGTGAGAGCCTGGGGGGCGCAGCACCGCTGCGGCGCTTGCCACACGCCTCCCGACTGGGGGGGCAGTGGGGGATCCAGGGTGGGGGCCTCAAAAGGCTTGGCCATGGTCTGGGGAGGGTAGAGCCAGGGGTGCTGGAGCGCTGGTGAGCACAGAGCAAGGAGCAAAGCTTGGCTGGGGCACCTACTGCCCTCCCCTCCGCTCCACCAGAGGGGCTTTGCCCACCActgttcctgcagctgcaggcatTCTCACCCTGGGATAAGGGGTGAAGGTACCATTGGGGTGGCACTGTTGCCCCACCGATCTGTAGGTCCCCATCTGGTAGATTTTACTGGATGTGCTGCCCCTCGCTTGAAGCTGGGGACAAAACCCGAGGGACATGTGtcacagaggggagatttagattagacattaggcagaagctcttccctgtgagggtgctgaggcgctggcacagggtgcccagagaagctgtggctgccccatccctggcagtgctcaaggccaggttggacacaggggcttggagcaagctgctccagtggaaggggtccctgcccgtggcaggggctggagctggaggagctttaaggttgtttccaacccagaccattctgttTCATTCTAAGAGAGCCTGACCCAGCCTAGAAGATCAGAGAGCTCTGGAGGAGACTCCAGAAGCCATGCAAGGAGTCGGTGGAACAGCTGGACATGGCATCGCTGTATTCCAGCCTGAACGTGCCTGGTCCAGGCAGTCCCAGCACCCTCAACAGCTCTTGCTGCTAACACCGATCCCCTGGCAGCAGAGCCTCAAGGATATGGGGGACCCATGGGAGCTGTAGCCAGCTCACTCAGCCCCACAGGACCCCACAGACTGCTAAACACCatgctggggagcagccagACCCCAGCTCCAGTCATGATGCCCTGTGCCATCCCTGCAGGATGCTTGCAACAGGGTGTCCATCCAGCCCTGTGGTGCCTGTGGCACAGGTCCTGATGGGCAGAGCGATGAGCACCCCATAGCCAGTGGTCAGGGGGGACCATGGCcggtgcagggctgggggggagcGGGTGTGGGGCTGTGTGGAGGGAATGCAGCACACAGGCACTTTGTTTGGCCAGGGTGGGCGGAAGTCAGGGTGTTGGATCTGAATGCTAAAGTGTGTTGTTCAGGGGCCGATAAAGGCCTCATTGTATGTAAATAGTTTATAAAGCAGCATATGACTTCCAGTGCAGGGCAGTGGCGGATAGGGACGAGGGCAGGCGGAGCAGAGCTCTCCGGTGGGAGACATGAGACCTTAGAGGGGCCAGTGGGGGCAGCTCGCGAGGACCCTTTCTCACCGGCAGGTATGCGCTGCTGGGACCCTCCACACCGGGGGTGGCCGGGGGCACGTCCCAGCCTCATGCTGAGGGTGGGAagcagctcctggggctgctcagTGCTCGTGGGTGGTCCCAACAGGGTGGTGGGGTCTGCGCTTGGGATGTGGGATCACCCCATGCACCCAGGCAGGGACGGCACTAGGAGGGTGGAGATGTATGGCTTTGCAACTGCCAGCTTGGGGCTCCTTGGCCCCACTGCTGCAGGAAATGGGGAGACGAGAGCAGGGAGGTGCTGGTGCAGAGGAGCCTGCGCAGGTCTTTATGTCCGTCGCTAGCGGAGAGCTCAGTGCTGGGTGTGGACTGGGCATCCCTGCAAAGGTGTGGGAGCTTCACCTCCATCCTCTGTGGCAGCCAGGGGTTAGGATCCCTATGGCAGTGTGgggtggcagggcaggagcagctggcACCAACCCGTGTCCGGCCTGCCCTGAGCCGTGTCAGCAGTGGGAGCCACACTGCTGTCTGTCCGTCTTGCTGCCCACCTCCCAGGGCTGCGGCGCTGCACTGCTCCCTCCTGGAACTGTGCCGCTAGGGCTGCGACAGCCCGGGGCCCGTCCCACTCCTAACACCCTCTTGCTGCTCGCCCCTGCAGACGTGAGGAACGATGAACTGGGCTGGCCTGTACACAGTGCTGAGCGGGGTGAACCGCCACTCCACTGCCATCGGGCGCATCTGGCTCTCCGTCATCTTCATCTTCCGGATAatggtgctggtggtggcagcagAGAGTGTGTGGGGGGATGAGAAGTCCGCCTTCACCTGCAACAcccagcagcctggctgcaaCAGCGTCTGCTATGACCACTTCTTCCCTATCTCCCATATCCGTCTGTGGGCCCTGCAGCTCATCCTCGTCACCACGCCAGCCCTTCTCGTGGCCATGCACGTGGCCTACCAGCAGCATCAGGAAAagaagctgctggtgctgacGGGGCATGCAGATCCCAAGCACATGGAGgaggtgaagaagcacaagatgCGCATATCGGGTTCGCTGTGGTGGACGTACGTCTGCAGTGTGGTCTTCAGGCTGCTCTTCGAGGCTGTGTTTATGTACATCTTCTACATGCTCTACCCGGGCTATCAGATGATGCGGCTGGTCAAGTGCGAGGCTTACCCCTGCCCCAACACCGTTGACTGCTTCATCTCCCGGCCCACAGAGAAGACCATCTTCACTGTCTTCATGCTGGTCACCTCCAGCATCTGCATTGTCCTCAACATGGCCGAGCTGGTCTACCTGGTGGTGAGGGCCTGTGCCCGCCGAGGCCAGCACAACTCCAACCCATCAGGGAAGGGCTCCTTCTATGGGCACAAGCTCTCCTCCGAGTACAAGCAGAACGAGATCAACCAGCTGCTGACGGAGCAGGATGGCTCCCTCAAGGACATGCTGCGGCGCAaccctgggctgcaggagaaGGGCGATCGCTGCTCTGCCTGCTAGGGCTAGCGTTGCCGTGGCCCCAGCCCTTGCCCCTGCCccaaagctgccccagggccCTGTGCTGTCCCTGCCCCTGAGGAACAGCATCCCTCAGGCGCCAGGCCAGCCCTTCTGGATGTCCAGGAGGGCATCTGGGGCCATTAAATCTTGTTTCTCAGGCACTGCCTCCCTCCTTTCTGCTCTGGATGGGACATGCCAGGGGCTTGGGTGCCAGTGTAGGGTGCCTGCCCCTGCACCCTAGCCTAGATGGGTGCCCCCAGGGGGTGtgggtgctgcagtgcccaggtCGGCTCATGGCCATGATGCCCTGGCAGCTGTCATGAAGGAGCAAGTGACCCCTGGGTGGCATTGAGCAGTGTCCAAGGGCTCACgctcccccagcaccagcccctgcagccccaaatatatttagaaaagtGCCCAGACCAAAAATAGAggtaaaatatttctgcagtggCTGCCTCCTCTGCCAGTCACTGTGAGAGCCACCAATGGGGCACACAGCTGCCTCATGCCCCCATAACCCTGCACCTATCAAGAGCCAGGCAGAGCCGGGCGGACCCATCCGCATGCCGCCGAGGAGCCAGAGACCAGCCGGGAAGGGGCCCTGCAGCACCTGCACCACCTTGCCGAGGGAAGCCGACCGCGCGGGAGCAGTGGGCTCTGCCCCACGTGCTGGCCAGCGGTGAGGGGTCCCCTTGCCGCATTGCCCCCACGGTGCTCCCGGCTCGGCTGGGCTGCTTTCTGCCGGAGGTCtttgctcctgctgccctccccACGACAGGTTAGGAGGTGCCATGGGATGTAGGGCGAGGACAGCCCAGGGGCAGCCTTGGGTCGGGTCGCTGCACATCTGCCTGGCCAGCGAACGGGGTGGTGGCTCGGTGGGTTGCGGGGTGGTCACGGCTGGAGGGTGGCTGTCTTGCAGGGCACGGCGGCACGTGCCATGGGGGACTGGAGCCTGCTGGGGCGGCTGCTGGAGAATGCCCAGGAGCACTCCACGGTGGTGGGGAAGGTCTGGCTCACTGTCCTCTTCGTCTTCCGCATCCTGGTGCTTGGGGCAGCTGCTGAGCGTGTCTGGGGTGATGAGCTGTCTGGCTTCTTCTGTGACACACAGCAGCCCGGCTGCCAGAACGCCTGCTACGACAGCACCTTCCCCATCTCCCACCTCCACTTCTGggtcctgcagatcatcttcgtCTCCACTCCCAGCCTCTTGTACCTGGGCCACATACTGcacctggtgcaacttgaggggAAGGCACAGCAGCAAGCGGTGGCACGGGCCATCAGCAGGGCCCGGCGGCAGCGCTCAAGGCAACCCCGGCTCCCTGCCAGGGACATGCGGGGACGGGTCTGCATGCGGGGAGCCATCCTGAGGACATACGTCTGCAATGTTGTCTTCAAGGCTCTCCTGGAGGTGGGCTTCATTGTGGGCCAGTACGCCTTGTACGGGTTCCAGCTGAAGCCCCTCTACACCTGCAGCCGCTGGCCCTGCCCCAACACCGTCAACTGCTACATCTCCCGGCCCACCGAGAAGACCATCTTCATCCTCTTCATGCTGGGGGTGGCCTGTGTGTCCTTGCTGCTCAACATGGTGGAGATCTACCATCTGGGTTTCACCAAGTGCTGCAAGGGGCCAGGCCCCAAGTCCTGCATCCTGCCCAGTCCTGGTGGTCCTGCAGGGCCCTGCAGCTCCCGTGTcaccctgcccagcagcagcaggcccACAGCACCTGGCAGAACCCCCCCCAGCCTAGCACCCCTGAAGAAGGCGGGTGCATGGCTAGGGGTGGCCAGCGGGTCCCACAGGAAGGTGCGAGGGGCAGACTTGGCAGTGTGATCAGGGCCTGATAAGATGCTCTGGGATGGGCAGTGCATGGGTGGCCACAGTGGTGGCTCTGTCTCTGGGCCTTGCCAGGCTTGTGGCACGAACCCCACAGCCAGCATGAGAGGGGCTCTGTGAACATGGCTCAGCCACAGCCTGTGCTCCTGGGAGCAGGGGCgctcagagcagggctgggctggggcctGCTAACCCAAGGGGAGCAAATAAAACACCTACTGCATGTCACtcgcctcctgctctgccacagtCACCCCGGCATCGCTCTCCAGGTGGTCCATCCCATGGGCAGGCTGCATGGCCATGGCAgagccactgcagccctatgggCAAGGGCTGGTACACACAGGTACAGGGTCAGGAGCCATCCTAGCACACCCGAGCGGCCAGCAGCATGCCAGTGGCCAGAAAAGGTAggaagtgcaggcagggctggacaGGAGCAAGGTGCACAGCAGCAACGGGACACCAGCCCCGCTCTCCTGAAATGCCCACTCCATCTGGCAAGGGGAAGCAGGGGCTGCCGAAAGTTTTCCGCATCTTTATTTGAAATGAATGGTTTCCAGAGACACAGGGTTAGTCCTACTGCCCTGGCATCACTACAACAAGACTGGTGAGTGGCTCACTCTCCACATGGAAACAGAGAACAGGTGGCCCCGGGCCAGGGACCAGAACAATATATACAGGCTCAATAGGAGACCCATGTACAGCTGAAGAAAACCGACCAAAACACAaggaggggcaggaggcagcagcacagccggGGCCAGGCTCAGgcaccctgctgctgcaggagggagggCGCAGGCCAGGCAGTGCTCCTTGCTTCTGCCCGCGGCTGCCTGAGCCCACAGAGGCAGCAGAGGGACCCACAGATGGCACCTTGCACCCGGTAAGGGAGGTTAGGCCAGGAGAGGGGAcaggggggaaaggggagcaGCGATGGCACAGACCCGTCTCCATCAATTTTCCACCAACTCAGAAAATATTAACGAAACTGAGGCAGGTGGCCCAGTGGTGTACACAGGAGGTGTCCCC
Coding sequences within it:
- the LOC136019228 gene encoding basic proline-rich protein-like, with the translated sequence MPTCLSQTANPMGRTAGTHGPSPPCCHHSPCHPPPRRGINCCEHHLPAPRKPGQTLSTMSQWSPAHPAPLGAPQVSSPLPAGSCALPAPQRRSGWQTLPELAAVTHRCRLALQPGASTPRPCTLPRPRAGLRILIGECIYTLSPAQSGADFCSLEAASAPGFVQLALDGRLLHNRFATGASVGRPGPAVSGGPGQGRGAPGPLPRAEPPRARAAPPPARPGPAAPPTATAGANGDHDPAGPAARRAHGAPSPAPSTPTAAPQPDSCTSPPKPPVPPSLTPHQGPPMPPPLPGPSSPLPMLSPLPSPVHFPGASLPRTPLRAGPPEPRDRGPGRCRRLQPLPLPPGAADSPSGLSRAEIAAPAGPTRPASARPPPAPAAPRTRHAAEGPPLGPGAPRCHPRRPHGGVCAGSSVPGVPCGVPAGHLGAESPRPGASQGAGRRDLGAGREPG
- the GJB1 gene encoding gap junction beta-1 protein encodes the protein MNWAGLYTVLSGVNRHSTAIGRIWLSVIFIFRIMVLVVAAESVWGDEKSAFTCNTQQPGCNSVCYDHFFPISHIRLWALQLILVTTPALLVAMHVAYQQHQEKKLLVLTGHADPKHMEEVKKHKMRISGSLWWTYVCSVVFRLLFEAVFMYIFYMLYPGYQMMRLVKCEAYPCPNTVDCFISRPTEKTIFTVFMLVTSSICIVLNMAELVYLVVRACARRGQHNSNPSGKGSFYGHKLSSEYKQNEINQLLTEQDGSLKDMLRRNPGLQEKGDRCSAC
- the LOC136019420 gene encoding gap junction alpha-3 protein-like; translation: MGDWSLLGRLLENAQEHSTVVGKVWLTVLFVFRILVLGAAAERVWGDELSGFFCDTQQPGCQNACYDSTFPISHLHFWVLQIIFVSTPSLLYLGHILHLVQLEGKAQQQAVARAISRARRQRSRQPRLPARDMRGRVCMRGAILRTYVCNVVFKALLEVGFIVGQYALYGFQLKPLYTCSRWPCPNTVNCYISRPTEKTIFILFMLGVACVSLLLNMVEIYHLGFTKCCKGPGPKSCILPSPGGPAGPCSSRVTLPSSSRPTAPGRTPPSLAPLKKAGAWLGVASGSHRKVRGADLAV